A portion of the Natronococcus sp. AD-5 genome contains these proteins:
- a CDS encoding AAA family ATPase: protein MHVIGTVGLPGSGKGEAATVAREEGIPVVTMGDVVRQETADRGLDPAKDHGSVAQALRDENGPAAIAERSLPMIEDRLEDHDAVLVDGIRSDVEVDVFEEQFEDAFTLVSIEAPFEVRAERIDARGRDVGEGDGGEGLAARDERERGFGMDDAMDRADVVVENTDSLEAFHDRIRAIVGDESRVTETPGNEVRQP from the coding sequence ATGCACGTCATCGGAACGGTGGGACTTCCCGGCAGCGGCAAGGGCGAGGCCGCCACCGTCGCACGCGAGGAGGGAATCCCCGTAGTGACGATGGGCGACGTCGTCCGCCAGGAGACGGCCGACCGCGGGCTCGACCCCGCGAAAGACCACGGGAGCGTCGCCCAGGCGCTGCGCGACGAGAACGGACCGGCGGCCATCGCCGAGCGCTCGCTCCCGATGATCGAAGACCGCCTCGAGGATCACGACGCGGTGCTGGTCGACGGCATCCGGTCGGACGTCGAGGTCGACGTCTTCGAGGAGCAGTTCGAAGACGCGTTCACGCTCGTCAGCATCGAAGCCCCCTTCGAGGTCCGGGCCGAGCGCATCGACGCCCGCGGCCGCGACGTCGGCGAGGGCGACGGCGGCGAGGGGCTCGCCGCCCGCGACGAGCGCGAGCGCGGCTTCGGCATGGACGACGCGATGGACCGCGCCGACGTCGTCGTGGAGAACACCGACTCGCTCGAGGCGTTCCACGATCGGATCCGGGCGATCGTCGGGGACGAGTCGCGCGTAACCGAAACCCCGGGAAACGAGGTTCGACAGCCGTGA
- a CDS encoding CBS domain-containing protein, with the protein MHRTIPVSEIMVTDVVTVRPDATVADAATLMRDERVSSVVVVRDDRPTGIVTEGDFASCLCDRQDLGGLEVADAMSRPLETIGADASIVDAAERLRTTGLEHLPVVEGGDPETDERGDDEDGALVGILTTTELSYFVPHLSHHVGGTDAEHPRRQVRSDTLYERDDWAFEYHGEDESTVSVGDVATFSKPVTAKDVETFAEATGDTNRLHLDADYAAETRFGQPIVHGVLANGLISAALARLPGLTIYLSQESSFLAPLSIGDRVTAVCEVTDALGGSKYRIETTVRDGSDEVVLEGDSVVLVDELPPESVLERAAPA; encoded by the coding sequence ATGCACCGCACGATACCCGTCTCGGAGATCATGGTCACCGACGTCGTCACCGTCCGGCCGGACGCGACCGTCGCCGACGCTGCGACGCTGATGCGCGACGAACGCGTCAGTTCGGTCGTCGTCGTCCGCGACGACCGGCCGACCGGTATCGTCACCGAGGGCGACTTCGCGAGCTGTCTCTGCGATCGCCAGGACCTCGGCGGCCTCGAGGTCGCCGACGCGATGTCCCGGCCGCTCGAGACGATCGGCGCCGACGCCTCGATCGTCGACGCCGCCGAGCGACTGCGCACGACGGGGCTCGAGCACCTTCCGGTCGTCGAGGGCGGCGATCCCGAAACGGACGAGCGCGGAGACGACGAAGACGGCGCGCTCGTCGGCATCCTCACGACGACGGAGCTGTCGTACTTCGTCCCGCACCTGAGTCACCACGTGGGCGGGACCGATGCCGAGCACCCGCGACGCCAGGTACGGTCCGACACCCTCTACGAACGCGACGACTGGGCGTTCGAGTACCACGGCGAGGACGAGTCGACCGTCTCCGTCGGCGACGTCGCCACGTTCTCGAAACCCGTCACCGCGAAGGACGTCGAGACCTTCGCCGAGGCGACCGGCGACACGAACCGGCTCCACCTCGACGCCGACTACGCCGCCGAGACGCGCTTCGGGCAGCCGATCGTCCACGGCGTCCTCGCGAACGGGCTGATCAGCGCCGCGCTCGCGCGCCTGCCCGGATTGACGATCTACCTCTCGCAGGAGAGTAGCTTCCTCGCGCCGCTCTCGATCGGCGACCGCGTCACCGCCGTCTGCGAGGTGACCGACGCCCTCGGCGGATCGAAGTACCGCATCGAAACGACCGTCCGCGACGGCTCCGACGAGGTCGTCCTCGAGGGCGATTCGGTCGTTCTCGTCGACGAGTTACCGCCCGAATCGGTTCTCGAGCGGGCCGCGCCGGCCTAA
- a CDS encoding universal stress protein, translated as MAVLVAYDGSAPAQKAVEYAFSTHADEEIILLRVVEAADGSTGAGIGLVQEALRERQEEASTELEDATEVIDTDDVEFRTETAVGKPEREVVEFAEEHDVDHVIIGSHGREGVSRVLLGSVAEKIVRRAPVPVTVVR; from the coding sequence ATGGCAGTACTCGTCGCGTACGACGGTTCGGCGCCGGCACAGAAGGCGGTAGAGTACGCGTTCTCTACCCACGCCGACGAAGAGATCATCCTGTTGCGCGTCGTCGAAGCGGCGGACGGCTCTACCGGGGCCGGCATCGGCCTCGTGCAGGAAGCGCTTCGGGAGCGGCAAGAGGAGGCCTCGACCGAACTCGAGGACGCCACGGAGGTGATCGACACCGACGACGTCGAGTTCCGGACGGAGACCGCCGTCGGCAAGCCCGAGCGCGAGGTCGTCGAGTTCGCGGAGGAGCACGACGTCGACCACGTCATCATCGGGAGCCACGGCCGGGAAGGCGTCTCCCGCGTCTTGCTCGGCAGCGTCGCCGAGAAGATCGTCCGTCGCGCCCCCGTCCCGGTTACCGTGGTCCGTTAA
- a CDS encoding cupredoxin domain-containing protein — protein MAPNVANRRAFLSGVAATLATASLAGCLGDDDEDESDGNEPELIVDEAESLEGDTDPDTWRDVEEIRFDAYVGGWVGVEPSHIDRVQNPTLVLFEDRPYEITWENRDNVKHNLAIYDAEEEVVDEYVTDVVADAGATETLAFTATAEMSIYICEHQPGIQRGDIEIVDDDGVPVDDA, from the coding sequence ATGGCTCCGAACGTCGCGAACAGGCGAGCGTTCCTGTCGGGGGTGGCTGCGACGCTCGCGACCGCGTCCCTGGCCGGCTGTCTGGGCGACGATGACGAGGACGAGAGCGACGGGAACGAGCCGGAACTCATCGTGGACGAGGCGGAATCGCTCGAGGGGGATACAGACCCCGATACGTGGCGGGACGTCGAGGAGATTCGGTTCGACGCCTACGTCGGCGGCTGGGTCGGCGTCGAACCCTCGCACATCGACCGCGTCCAGAACCCGACGCTGGTGCTCTTCGAGGATCGACCGTACGAGATCACGTGGGAGAATCGCGACAACGTCAAGCACAACCTGGCGATCTACGACGCCGAAGAGGAGGTCGTCGACGAGTACGTGACCGACGTCGTCGCCGACGCCGGCGCGACCGAAACGCTCGCGTTCACCGCGACCGCCGAGATGTCGATCTACATCTGCGAGCACCAGCCGGGAATCCAGCGCGGCGACATCGAGATCGTCGACGACGACGGAGTGCCGGTCGACGACGCGTAG
- a CDS encoding DUF7859 family protein: MVTLIPDDPIIIAIVLILLSLIFFSYLLLRRTILEFREGMDGR, translated from the coding sequence ATGGTCACTCTCATTCCCGACGATCCCATCATTATCGCGATCGTCCTGATCCTGCTGTCGCTGATCTTCTTCTCGTACCTGCTGTTGCGGCGAACGATCCTCGAGTTCCGCGAGGGGATGGACGGGCGCTGA
- a CDS encoding RNA-binding domain-containing protein: protein MTDVYRVDVEITAPVYDTEVTSRVADAVTNVFPNAELEESFGEIRGETHSLDHFSELLHRQEILDTARGEFFANREGDAFSFALKKQAAFEDRVNFSVGEPDELGEIAVRVRVEEPDLESYVDHVAPPTEDGRPVDT, encoded by the coding sequence GTGACCGACGTCTACCGCGTCGACGTCGAGATCACGGCGCCGGTGTACGATACCGAAGTGACGAGCCGCGTCGCCGACGCCGTCACGAACGTTTTCCCCAACGCCGAACTCGAGGAGTCGTTCGGCGAGATCAGAGGCGAGACCCACTCGCTGGATCACTTCTCCGAACTGTTGCACCGCCAGGAGATCCTCGATACCGCCCGTGGGGAGTTCTTCGCCAACCGCGAGGGCGACGCGTTCTCGTTCGCGCTGAAGAAACAGGCGGCCTTCGAGGATCGAGTCAACTTCTCGGTCGGCGAACCGGACGAACTCGGCGAGATCGCCGTCCGCGTGCGCGTCGAGGAACCGGACCTCGAGAGCTACGTCGACCACGTCGCCCCGCCGACCGAAGACGGGAGACCGGTCGACACCTGA
- a CDS encoding sulfurtransferase TusA family protein has protein sequence MPSIDDVTNAPDELSDDEADDLLEEADLVQDMMGEMCPYPQVEAKKGLKKLESGDLLVQETDHVPCTENVPQAVGDDADARVWRSGDATYRIYLRKR, from the coding sequence ATGCCATCCATCGACGACGTCACGAACGCACCGGACGAACTGAGCGACGACGAAGCGGACGACCTCCTCGAGGAGGCCGACCTCGTCCAGGACATGATGGGCGAGATGTGCCCGTACCCGCAGGTCGAGGCCAAGAAAGGTCTCAAGAAACTCGAGTCGGGCGACCTCCTCGTCCAGGAGACCGACCACGTCCCCTGTACCGAGAACGTACCCCAGGCCGTCGGCGACGACGCCGACGCGCGGGTGTGGCGAAGCGGCGACGCGACCTACCGCATCTACCTCCGCAAGCGATAA
- a CDS encoding threonine aldolase family protein, which translates to MIDLRSDTVTTPDEAMREAAFAADVGDDVYGEDPTVNELEARAADRVGTEAALYVPTGTMGNQIAARVHTDRGQEVLADRKSHVVKYELGGFAQHAGLQVRMLDADPRGVPTPAQIDASCVAEDLHRPGTGLLCLENTHNARGGLAVAPERIEVAADAAHDRDVPVHVDGARLFNAATALDVPVTDLTDPVDSVMFCLSKGLGAPVGSMLAGSEEFIERARRVRKLFGGGMRQAGIVAGPGLRALENVDDLAADHEHARLLADGLGELDGVEVQEPETNIVLVDVSGLGLDADGALERLRDGDVRASAFGETTLRFCTHRSVSRAEVERAVTRVSEAFA; encoded by the coding sequence ATGATCGATCTACGCTCGGATACCGTAACGACGCCCGACGAGGCGATGCGAGAGGCCGCATTCGCGGCCGACGTCGGCGACGACGTCTACGGCGAGGACCCGACGGTGAACGAACTCGAGGCCCGCGCCGCCGACCGCGTCGGAACGGAAGCCGCGCTCTACGTCCCGACCGGGACGATGGGCAACCAGATCGCGGCCCGCGTCCACACCGACCGCGGCCAGGAGGTACTCGCCGACCGGAAGAGCCACGTCGTGAAGTACGAACTCGGCGGCTTCGCCCAGCACGCGGGCCTCCAGGTGCGGATGCTCGACGCCGATCCGCGCGGGGTGCCGACGCCGGCGCAGATCGACGCGAGCTGCGTTGCCGAGGACCTCCATCGGCCCGGAACGGGGCTGCTCTGCCTCGAGAACACGCACAACGCCCGCGGCGGACTCGCCGTCGCGCCCGAGAGGATCGAAGTGGCGGCGGACGCCGCCCACGACCGCGACGTCCCGGTCCACGTCGACGGCGCGCGGCTGTTCAACGCCGCGACGGCGCTCGACGTCCCGGTCACCGATCTCACCGATCCCGTCGATTCGGTCATGTTCTGTCTCTCGAAGGGGCTCGGCGCGCCGGTCGGTTCGATGCTCGCCGGCTCCGAAGAATTTATCGAGCGGGCCCGCCGGGTGCGCAAGCTGTTCGGCGGCGGGATGCGCCAGGCCGGGATCGTCGCCGGGCCGGGACTCCGCGCGCTCGAGAACGTCGACGACCTCGCGGCCGACCACGAGCACGCCCGCCTGCTCGCCGACGGGCTGGGCGAACTCGACGGCGTCGAGGTCCAGGAACCGGAGACGAACATCGTTCTCGTCGACGTCTCGGGGCTCGGGCTCGACGCCGACGGCGCCCTCGAGCGACTCCGCGACGGGGACGTCCGCGCGTCGGCGTTCGGCGAGACGACGCTGCGATTCTGTACGCACCGTAGCGTCTCGCGTGCGGAGGTCGAGCGCGCGGTAACGCGCGTCTCCGAAGCGTTCGCCTGA
- a CDS encoding rhodanese-like domain-containing protein, translated as MVDELDPETVRERIERGDEFDLVDIRDDEDYEEGHLPEAEHLTIEELEETVVDRDWADDVVVYCYVGKTSVQAARLVEEYGDAETVASMAGGYDAWAPESLEVEASNAD; from the coding sequence ATGGTCGACGAACTCGACCCCGAGACCGTCCGCGAACGCATCGAGCGCGGCGACGAGTTCGATCTCGTCGATATCCGCGACGACGAAGACTACGAGGAGGGACACCTCCCCGAGGCCGAACACCTCACCATCGAGGAACTCGAGGAGACCGTCGTCGACCGCGACTGGGCCGACGACGTCGTGGTCTACTGTTACGTCGGGAAAACCTCCGTCCAAGCGGCCCGCCTCGTCGAGGAGTACGGCGACGCCGAGACCGTCGCGAGCATGGCCGGCGGCTACGACGCCTGGGCGCCGGAATCGCTCGAGGTCGAGGCCTCGAACGCCGACTGA
- a CDS encoding ATP-dependent DNA helicase, with the protein MSETGGYMRFFPYEQPYENQREAMDRIYNALARDQNALFEGACGTGKTLSSLVPALEIARERDKTVVITTNVHQQMRQFVAEARAITREEDVRAVVFKGKGSMCHIDVGYEECQALRDNTRAVVDAERDREQLERRQRELLAESQEGSGDGSAADARSAVMDELESIEERLEDLEDQNVCDYYRNNLTGDTDDFFAWLFDDVRTPEQIYEYADRNGFCGYELLKEGIEGVDLVVCNYHHLLDSTIREQFFRWLGREPEDVIAVFDEAHNVEDAAREHATRTCSERTFDSALDELADSDDPRSEDAANVLSAFHRALIETYEDSFAFGERERIGENWADVPIANEDRRDDLTLEFLRRYSGRGIEDDLEAAMKLGQELDEEYEEAYREGETATRTECQTLQAAAFVSAWMNEGTKEGLYPVVSVTRDAGTDEVYGRAELYTCLPRQVTGRLFEEVSATILMSATLQPFDVTEDVLGLEDPITMAYGLQFPEERRRTYAVETPPLFSSDRDDPAVQEQVTDAIHDAVRMTPGNTLAFFPNYGEASRYAERLEGRYGKTVYADEPGVAVEDLRQEFVADDDAVLCTSLWGTLAEGVSFDGDDARTVLVVGVPYPHLDDRAEAVQEAYDAAFDGTDTGWRYAVEIPTVRKTRQALGRVIRSPEDIGVRALLDRRYSRDAKSDLGKYSVNGTFPHEEREGLIDIDPSKLKFSMLNFYGDHDAYDGEPPTP; encoded by the coding sequence GTGTCCGAGACAGGCGGGTACATGCGCTTTTTCCCTTACGAGCAGCCGTACGAGAACCAGCGCGAGGCGATGGATCGCATCTACAACGCGCTCGCGCGCGACCAGAACGCGCTGTTCGAAGGTGCCTGCGGGACCGGCAAGACGCTCTCGTCGCTCGTTCCCGCGCTCGAGATCGCCCGCGAGCGGGACAAGACGGTCGTCATCACGACGAACGTCCACCAGCAGATGCGCCAGTTCGTCGCCGAAGCTCGGGCGATCACCCGCGAGGAGGACGTCCGCGCGGTGGTGTTCAAGGGAAAGGGGTCGATGTGCCACATCGACGTCGGCTACGAGGAGTGCCAGGCCCTGCGGGACAATACTCGAGCCGTGGTCGACGCCGAGCGCGACCGCGAGCAGCTCGAACGGCGCCAGCGGGAACTGCTCGCCGAGAGCCAGGAGGGGAGCGGCGACGGCTCCGCTGCCGACGCCCGCAGCGCCGTCATGGACGAACTCGAGTCCATCGAGGAGCGACTCGAGGACCTCGAGGATCAGAACGTCTGTGACTACTACCGGAACAACCTCACGGGGGATACCGACGACTTCTTCGCCTGGCTGTTCGACGACGTCCGCACGCCCGAGCAGATCTACGAGTACGCCGATCGAAACGGCTTCTGCGGCTACGAGCTCCTGAAGGAGGGGATCGAGGGCGTCGATCTGGTCGTCTGTAACTACCACCACCTGCTCGATTCGACGATTCGGGAGCAGTTCTTCCGGTGGCTCGGCCGCGAGCCGGAGGACGTCATCGCGGTCTTCGACGAGGCCCACAACGTCGAGGACGCCGCCCGCGAGCACGCCACCCGAACCTGCTCGGAGCGGACGTTCGACTCCGCGCTGGACGAGCTCGCGGACAGCGACGATCCGCGCTCGGAGGACGCGGCGAACGTCCTCTCGGCGTTCCACCGCGCGCTGATCGAGACCTACGAGGACTCGTTCGCATTCGGCGAGCGCGAGCGGATCGGCGAGAACTGGGCGGACGTCCCCATCGCCAACGAGGATCGCCGGGACGACCTCACCCTCGAGTTCCTCCGGCGCTACTCGGGTCGGGGGATCGAGGACGACCTCGAGGCCGCGATGAAACTCGGTCAGGAACTCGACGAGGAGTACGAGGAAGCGTACCGCGAGGGCGAGACGGCGACGCGTACGGAGTGTCAGACCCTGCAGGCGGCGGCGTTCGTCAGCGCGTGGATGAACGAAGGCACCAAGGAGGGGCTGTACCCGGTCGTCTCCGTCACCCGGGACGCCGGTACGGACGAGGTCTACGGTCGCGCGGAGCTCTACACCTGTCTGCCGCGCCAGGTGACCGGCCGGCTGTTCGAGGAGGTCTCCGCGACGATCCTGATGAGCGCGACGCTCCAGCCGTTCGACGTCACGGAGGACGTGCTGGGGCTCGAGGACCCGATCACGATGGCCTACGGGTTACAGTTCCCCGAGGAGCGACGCCGGACGTACGCCGTCGAGACGCCGCCGCTCTTTTCGTCGGATCGGGACGACCCCGCGGTCCAGGAGCAGGTGACCGACGCCATCCACGACGCGGTCCGGATGACCCCCGGTAACACGCTCGCCTTCTTCCCGAACTACGGCGAGGCGAGCCGGTACGCCGAGCGACTCGAGGGCCGCTACGGGAAGACGGTCTACGCCGACGAGCCGGGGGTCGCCGTCGAGGACCTCCGCCAGGAGTTCGTCGCGGACGACGACGCCGTGCTCTGTACCTCGCTGTGGGGGACCCTCGCGGAGGGGGTGAGCTTCGACGGCGACGACGCGCGGACGGTGCTCGTCGTCGGCGTTCCGTACCCCCACCTCGACGACCGGGCGGAGGCGGTCCAGGAGGCCTACGACGCGGCGTTCGACGGCACCGACACCGGTTGGCGGTACGCCGTCGAGATTCCGACCGTCCGCAAGACGCGCCAGGCGCTCGGCCGGGTCATCCGCTCGCCGGAGGACATCGGCGTTCGCGCGCTGCTGGATCGACGCTACTCTCGGGACGCGAAGTCCGACCTGGGCAAGTACAGCGTCAACGGCACCTTCCCGCACGAGGAGCGCGAGGGGTTAATCGACATTGACCCCTCGAAGCTCAAGTTCTCGATGCTCAACTTCTACGGCGATCACGACGCCTACGACGGGGAGCCGCCGACGCCGTAG
- a CDS encoding aminopeptidase: MDPRIREHAEIIANHSVDLQERDNVIVDAHPVAEDLVVALHEVIGDHGANPITTSQRTGKRQQRAYLRAADPEFETPEHELALIENTDVYIAIRASDNVTQTSDVEPETQAAYQQAHQPVLEERLSTRWCLTQYPAPANAQLAEMSTEGYENFVWDAVNKDWDEQREHQANMVELMDPAGEIRIVSGDTTDVTMSIDGNPTLNDHGEHNLPGGEVFTAPEPDSVEGEVLFDMPLYHQGREITDVSLEFEGGEVVSHSAAKNEDVLTEVLNTDEGARRLGELGIGMNRDIDRFTYNMLFDEKMGDTVHMAVGRAYDDTVGEGNEANDSAVHVDMIVDMSEESFIEVDGEVVQRNGTFRFEDGFEE, encoded by the coding sequence ATGGACCCACGCATCCGCGAACACGCCGAAATCATCGCGAATCACTCCGTCGACCTCCAGGAGAGGGACAACGTCATCGTCGACGCACACCCCGTCGCCGAGGATCTGGTCGTCGCCCTCCACGAGGTGATCGGCGACCACGGCGCCAATCCGATCACGACCAGCCAGCGGACCGGCAAGCGACAGCAGCGCGCCTACCTCCGCGCGGCCGACCCCGAGTTCGAGACTCCCGAGCACGAACTCGCGCTCATCGAGAACACCGACGTCTACATCGCGATCCGGGCGAGCGACAACGTCACCCAGACCAGCGACGTCGAACCCGAGACGCAGGCGGCCTACCAGCAGGCCCACCAGCCCGTCCTCGAGGAACGGCTCTCGACGCGCTGGTGTCTCACGCAGTACCCCGCGCCGGCGAACGCCCAGCTCGCGGAGATGAGCACCGAGGGCTACGAGAACTTCGTCTGGGACGCCGTCAACAAGGACTGGGACGAACAGCGCGAACACCAGGCGAACATGGTCGAGCTCATGGATCCCGCCGGGGAGATCCGCATCGTCAGCGGCGACACGACGGACGTCACGATGTCGATCGACGGGAACCCGACGCTCAACGACCACGGCGAGCACAACCTTCCCGGCGGCGAGGTCTTCACCGCGCCGGAACCCGATTCCGTCGAGGGCGAGGTGCTGTTCGACATGCCGCTGTACCACCAGGGCCGCGAGATCACGGACGTCTCCCTCGAGTTCGAGGGCGGCGAGGTCGTCTCCCACTCGGCCGCGAAGAACGAGGACGTCCTGACGGAAGTGCTCAACACGGACGAGGGAGCCCGCCGGCTGGGCGAACTCGGAATCGGGATGAACCGCGACATCGACCGGTTCACCTACAACATGCTCTTCGACGAGAAGATGGGCGATACGGTCCACATGGCCGTCGGTCGCGCCTACGACGACACAGTCGGCGAGGGCAACGAAGCCAACGACTCCGCGGTCCACGTCGACATGATCGTCGACATGAGCGAGGAGTCGTTCATCGAGGTCGACGGGGAGGTCGTTCAGCGGAACGGAACGTTCCGGTTCGAAGACGGCTTCGAAGAGTAG
- a CDS encoding cation diffusion facilitator family transporter: MASSTSVVLAALFANGAIAVLKFGGFLLTGSPAMLSETYHSISDTGNQVFLLIGIRYGAQEATRSHPFGHGKAQFFYSLLVSVMLFGIAGWESVRHGYDALTHGGVHRAGGDVTLLGATFDPVYVNYAVLLGAIAFESYAFWKAYQGITRQMTEHGWETFREAFRKTSDVTTLTALTEDTIALAGAGIALFGVYLTRTTGNPVYDAGAALVIGLMLMSFAVALAWENKRLILGESLPKPAEDELRTIVVGWDGVTELVDFRTVYFGAEELLVTADVAFESGLDAATIDDRITELERALKDYDDQVQKVYVEPEA, from the coding sequence ATGGCCAGTAGCACCTCCGTCGTCCTCGCCGCACTGTTCGCGAACGGCGCGATCGCCGTCCTGAAGTTCGGCGGGTTTTTGCTGACCGGCAGTCCCGCGATGCTGTCGGAAACGTACCACTCGATCTCGGATACGGGTAATCAGGTCTTTTTGCTGATCGGCATCCGCTACGGCGCACAGGAGGCGACCCGATCCCACCCGTTCGGCCACGGCAAGGCGCAGTTCTTCTACAGCCTCCTCGTGAGCGTGATGCTGTTCGGGATCGCCGGCTGGGAGAGCGTGCGACACGGTTACGACGCGCTGACTCACGGCGGCGTCCACCGGGCCGGCGGGGACGTCACGCTGCTCGGAGCGACGTTCGACCCGGTTTACGTCAACTACGCGGTGTTGCTCGGAGCGATCGCCTTCGAGTCCTACGCGTTCTGGAAGGCCTATCAGGGGATCACTCGGCAGATGACCGAGCACGGCTGGGAGACGTTCCGGGAGGCGTTTCGCAAGACCAGCGACGTGACGACCCTGACCGCGCTCACCGAGGACACTATCGCGCTCGCGGGCGCGGGGATCGCCCTCTTCGGTGTCTACCTCACTCGGACCACCGGAAACCCCGTCTACGACGCCGGTGCCGCGCTCGTCATCGGGCTCATGCTCATGAGCTTCGCCGTCGCGCTCGCGTGGGAGAACAAGCGGCTCATCCTCGGGGAGAGCCTCCCGAAACCCGCCGAAGACGAACTTCGTACGATCGTCGTTGGCTGGGACGGCGTCACCGAACTCGTCGACTTTCGGACGGTCTACTTCGGCGCCGAAGAACTGCTCGTCACCGCCGACGTCGCGTTCGAATCCGGACTCGACGCGGCGACGATCGACGACCGAATCACCGAACTCGAGCGGGCGCTGAAAGACTACGACGATCAGGTGCAGAAGGTCTACGTCGAGCCCGAAGCGTAG
- a CDS encoding metallophosphoesterase: MIAIFSDTHSSGGHELAGEALEAARTADAVIHAGDFTSTTALEAFQNECNRLFAVHGNADSAAVRERLPTARVVEEGDVRFAVTHRREGGATGLAMFGRSRGADVVVSGHSHRPSVVEAEDVLLLNPGSHAQPRGNRPGFAVLEGDGDELAGEIREPDGTLVETFTVATRG, translated from the coding sequence ATGATCGCGATTTTCTCGGACACGCACAGTAGCGGCGGGCACGAGCTCGCGGGCGAGGCGCTCGAGGCGGCGCGGACCGCGGACGCGGTGATTCACGCCGGCGATTTCACGAGCACGACGGCGCTCGAGGCCTTCCAGAACGAGTGTAACCGGCTGTTCGCCGTCCACGGCAACGCCGACAGCGCCGCGGTCCGGGAGCGACTGCCGACAGCGCGGGTCGTCGAGGAGGGCGACGTCCGCTTCGCGGTGACCCACCGGCGCGAGGGCGGCGCGACCGGCCTGGCGATGTTCGGCCGCTCGCGAGGCGCCGACGTCGTCGTCTCGGGTCACAGCCATCGGCCCTCCGTCGTCGAAGCCGAGGACGTGCTCCTGTTGAATCCGGGAAGCCACGCACAGCCGCGCGGAAACCGGCCGGGGTTCGCCGTGCTCGAGGGGGACGGCGACGAACTGGCGGGCGAAATTCGGGAGCCGGACGGGACGCTCGTGGAGACGTTCACCGTCGCGACTCGAGGGTAG
- a CDS encoding glutamate-cysteine ligase family protein, translating into MNTSLEVEYWVIDDDGDLVPPETLLDVSTQVDPEFVEPMLEIKTTPCSSTAELREEFRGRIRTVVDAAHEQDKRLVPLATPLHASPAEIPYRDKRGTDLQRRIVGPTFDDARVCAGTHVHFEQSNVVDQLNALTALDPAFALVNSSSHYRGERLLECARPYLYRRSCYEPCPEQGQLRPYVDSVAEWEDRLEDAYETFRERALERGVDPDAFDDEFDPYDAVWNPVRLRTAMPTVEWRSPDAALPSQVLRLAEAVRSIVTHADARGTVIDDGESSAGDTGDEMPLPAFETVEEVTDTVIRDGLGDASVRRYLQELGFSPSTYDPLAARLPDSRLTKRRAKKLRLEAARRLEADLEKRRVRV; encoded by the coding sequence ATGAACACTAGCCTCGAGGTGGAGTACTGGGTTATCGACGACGACGGCGACCTGGTACCCCCCGAAACGCTGCTCGACGTCTCGACGCAGGTCGACCCCGAGTTCGTCGAGCCGATGCTCGAGATCAAGACGACCCCGTGTTCGTCGACGGCCGAACTCCGCGAGGAGTTCCGCGGCCGGATCCGAACCGTCGTCGACGCGGCGCACGAACAGGACAAGCGACTCGTCCCGCTGGCGACGCCGCTGCACGCCTCGCCGGCCGAGATCCCGTACCGCGACAAGCGGGGAACCGACCTCCAGCGCCGGATCGTGGGCCCGACGTTCGACGACGCCCGCGTCTGCGCCGGCACGCACGTGCACTTCGAGCAGTCGAACGTCGTCGATCAGCTCAACGCGCTGACGGCGCTCGATCCCGCCTTCGCGCTCGTCAACAGCTCGTCGCACTACCGCGGCGAGCGACTCCTCGAGTGCGCTCGTCCGTACCTCTACCGGCGCTCGTGTTACGAACCCTGTCCGGAACAGGGACAGCTCCGGCCCTACGTCGACAGCGTCGCCGAGTGGGAGGACCGCCTCGAGGACGCCTACGAGACGTTCCGCGAGCGCGCACTCGAGCGCGGCGTCGATCCGGACGCCTTCGACGACGAGTTCGATCCTTACGACGCGGTCTGGAACCCGGTCCGACTGCGAACGGCGATGCCGACCGTCGAGTGGCGCTCGCCCGACGCGGCCCTGCCGAGTCAGGTTCTCCGGCTGGCGGAGGCGGTTCGATCGATCGTCACCCACGCCGACGCCCGCGGTACCGTCATCGACGACGGCGAATCGTCGGCCGGCGACACCGGTGACGAAATGCCGCTCCCCGCGTTCGAAACCGTCGAGGAAGTCACCGACACGGTGATCCGCGACGGGCTCGGCGACGCGAGCGTCCGGCGCTACCTCCAGGAACTCGGGTTCTCCCCCTCGACGTACGATCCGCTCGCGGCTCGCCTGCCCGACTCGCGGCTCACGAAACGCCGCGCGAAGAAGCTGCGACTCGAGGCCGCGAGGCGGCTCGAGGCCGATCTCGAGAAGCGACGCGTTCGAGTCTGA